ATGCattttaaaattctaaaattcaatttagtttctgaaactaaaaaaagttttttttttaattagtgcTGATCGGGTCTTTGATGAATTCTTAGATAGATTATTGGAATTACTTTTTCGAGGCATACCgtaaaaaggaaaacaaaactgAAGAAGGCATAACTGAACTAATACGTAAGagagattagacaattaactgacacaGATACTCGTACGGCGCGACTTCTATACATTAGTAGAGGAATGCAGCTAACATTGCTACCATTGCTGCTATTTTGTGCTGTAGAAGAGGGCAATTCACGCTTATGCTacggtagatatatatatatatatcaaccCGTGGTCGGAAAGTATAATAAAGACAAAATTTTATTGCATATCTACAAGCGAATCATCAATCCTACTAGCGAATCGTCACTACGTCACTATTGCATAAAAGGAACtggctcgatcttctgacttcagaATTCAAATGTCGACGTGATTGGCAGGAGATCTCTTGGGACTCGTCTCAGTATGGGTATatcacaagggtctattcttgtaCCGTTCCTCCACCTTAtctacataaatgatcttcctaacttGTCGAAataaaacataaggtagtattgtttaccgatgacacttcactgatatttaaagtgaaaagaaactaaGTAATGTGTGCTGGTTTAACGCTAATGCCTacctaatgttaaatagcaagaaaacgaaatatataaaattaataacctaggtcctaaagaatcattgggAGTAAATTTTTAACGAATAAACATGTTGCCTCtccatatattcttgataatgttatgaatgtaaaaaagtacataaatgaattttctagaaactgtcataaccataatgcttacaccaggaacaaacaaacttataacgCCTACTacacggctaagtcgagttagcaaatcttttgtgaggcgatcctttttttgatataatatgcTTTACACCAAGATACCAGAAAAGGTATATCGaaaatcaaaagaattgttaaaaaacgtttgtgtggtataggttacaataacataaatgactttcttaatgataccacagattgagaatggagcgaccgccctcaggctgttaaataattttattgtacgatattacattgtaaccatatttttatgaatccCGAAAAGAGAAGCCCGAAAAGAGTTTCCAGCGCCCCGGCCTTCTCTGGTCTGAGGAATACTTTTTCGACGGGGttgtagttttttactttcaataagtgattctataaactattttgaataaaaatatttcaatttgaaaataaaatatattgcgtAGGCTGCAATGTCAATGTGTGACTTGTACATTAGTAAACAAAGAGCGTttttgcactacgtccgatcagagtccggtCCGTACCCTGAGAATACATATCTTGAAATCTCGGACCAAATTCGGATATTACTTACGCGTACGCGAGTCCGATCTGAAATCCAATAACAAGGAATTCAGGGGCTACTTTGGCATATGACATCCGCGGAGCTTATCATGAGTCCATTCAATCGGCGTCAACTTCTAGCAATGCTTTCTGCTAGTTCACACTCTCTTGGTGGATCGACGTTTAAAAGGAACTTTTTACAACCACAGCCCAGCTGCCGCTGTTCACGAACGCAGCTCGGTTCGGTTCGGACGCAGTGCACGAGcgttcatacaaataatactatggCTACTTTGGTCCGTCAATAATTTTCTCTGGAATGGAGATTACCGGTTGAcagaaagaaatcggatgacgaaAGCCGGATCTAGTGGTAACTACATTAGAAATAATTCTATGACTACTCCGGACCGTATTTTCGTATCGGGTACGCATCAGACGAGTCAGGTATTGGATCGTCGTACATTTTCTCATCCACAATAATATGAATTTACTCACAAATAGGGACAATGGTCCaagtgaaataaaaacaaagaacgTAACACTTAATCATTTAATCATTTACCATATTCACTGCttcacaataaatattaataaaggtATCATTGGACTCCCGGCTGCAGTTTATGCACTCTCTGTTATTTTAATGAATGACtgttaatgtttttaaaacatCGATTCTTTGCGATAATTCTAATGTACTATAAATTTACTATAGGTATTAAATAAgagttaagtattattttttttaccaaaattcTCACCTTCTTCTAAGGTGGTCATCAATTCATATCCTTTAGTTTCAGGCAGTAAAAATGCTACAAATCCAGAAATTAATGGTATCACTGCAAACAGAACTGGGGGCAACCATACCGCTGTTGTGTCGAGCGCTATCACAAACGGTGCAATCATAGATCCGATTCTGGCCATCATTGAAGAAAAACCAATAGCAGCAGTCCTGACTACAGTGGGAAACAGTTCtgagcaaaataaataaactagaaCAAAAACAATGAAACTGGAAACTACACCGATACTAGCAAACACAACTGAAATTAATCCTTGAGGTAATGCTGCTAATATAAAAAGACACGCAGCGCACACAAAGTTAAAAACTATCAGAATTGTCCTTCTTCCTATCAGTTTCATCAATGGTATTGAACACAGGGTACCCAATAGTGTAACACTAGCACTGCATAAAacgtttataaatatgtttccACTTAATTGTCCAATGTACTGTGATACTCCGTAGAAACAGTAACTGCATGCCAGCCAGTTGAATGAcatagctaaaatatttttcCGCATATTTGGCGTTTTAAATAGATCTAatatatttcctttttttaaagaGTTTCTTTCTACTAATGCCTGATATCTATTTATGGTGCTCCTCAAATTAGTTGTGGGCCGTTTATTTctgaaaaataaacaatataaatctGATATTTCTGGGGATAAGCTACTCATATTCTATTGTTACGGTCATATTGAACGTCGAATATATAGGTACCCACCGCCGTAAAGGAATTTCAACATatctatttgtttttattaacaagttgtttacaaaataacttttgtgTATTTTCTTGTGAGTACCTACATATTCGAGAGCATTCAAGAATACATACAGGTCTAATGGAGTTCGATGGGTCATTCAGTAACTGAGCAATAAATTGAACATTCAGGGTAAATATTCCAAACAATACAAGTACTAATGTGTTAATCGCGATCAGTAATTAATTAATGGGTACGTATTTTATTTGGAATATCAATAATTTTCGAATTTTAAGAATATCAATGCTTACATTCTTGCCACGCGTTCTACTATTTTATACGCATCCTCCGTGCGTTTCATTGCTATCAACCATCTGGGTGTTTCTGGTAACAGAAatatataagaaagtaaaattaaaactgGTACCGATATAGCTAATTGAAAATCATTATAACTCCTGAAGAAATATCCAAAAAGAGGCAGTAGCATGTGGCCAAAGTTAAACGGTGTCTGATACAGAGCTGAAAGAGTGTCGCGATACTTGGTTCCGACAAACTCCATAATGATAACGAATCCGATGACCATTGAACCCCCAACTGACGTTCCAATTAAAAATCTGACGAATGTAAATAACTCGTAGCTTGGCATATAAACAGCAATAATTCCCATCAACGCTTCCAATACCACGGCTGCAACCATAGGTAATCTTCGTCCAAatctacaaataatatttgcttGTTATTTATGCAAAgaggataaaaaaaatattcagtacgTTTTACCGGAAAATAACGTATGAAATCAATTCATTAATTGACTACTTATGAAACTTCTCTgcaagttaattaattaattcctcAGTGCGTGGAGGGATGCGTACACAGATTACACGAGACGCGGGAGCAGGAAGCGGGAAGGTGGACAGACAGACCGGTCGGCGCTTGCGATTAAATAAAGAACAGGTGCGGCAGCACACAATGCATTTGATTATAGGGAAAGTTGTTCAACATTAAGTACCTTGcgtaatttcataatatttagaaCGAGAGTTTAGGACCTTCTTTCTCTTCATCGTAAGTGTCTCACCAGtcataatgtatttaatagAGTAGGTActaattagtaaaaaaaagatCTCTCTTCTGAATACTTGTGACGCATAACACCTACTTATCTGCCTTTTGGCTTATCGAAAAGTCTCAAACcaaattaaaattgtgtatatattaagatattttgtgCCTTAAATTCATCATTttctatttagttttatattatatctacgACGTAACATATAATTTAGAGCATTTACCTATCAGATGCCATTCCAAACAAGATACTCCCAACAAGAGTcccaaattgaaaaatagtttGCGTAAAGCAAACTAGCCACTTGTCATCACATATTAAGCTCCATTGCATTATAATTGTGTTTGTGAAAATGCTTGTGTTGAACTGCGGCGCAGGGCATGGACAAGTGTTTTTTTCTGGGCACATATAATCTGTATTTGgtgctaaaaatataatagccATTTGGTGTAACGCAATGGGTATCTTCGATAAGAACACTAGGGCACATAGTAAAAACTGATAAGTTCCGAAAGACCCAATTGCTTCTTGTATTAAATCTTGTTGGGACCCTAAACGTCTTATTCCATctgaaaattaaataagttcTTTACTAAGACCTagtatagtaaaaatataaacttaggtaaccattttaattaattagctGTTCAAGTATATGGTACCCACCCTACCATTGGCATCGGCAGTCATTTTAAGAATGgttaatataaaacttatttgacaaattaataaactgCACTTCAGTAACGAACGTGAGCGTGCAGATCGCTCCTTAAATAATGATGGAGGAGGTGCGCAAACTGCAGTAGCAGCTCATAGTCATAAATTTAAATGAGAATAGATGGTCATTAAATGTAACTTATAACTAATAGTCAATCTGATATAAATCGATATCATCTCTCGATAATAGTGAAATTGATCTGCATCAGGAGAGGATAGAGCATACCGCGACATCACCATCATTCTGAGAGTTATGATAGAATGCCTCATGTGCCAGCAATTTTACCACCAGAacttttaagaaaattattgtttggaTAGCTTGGCTTAAGGCTACGAAGGCCGCGAAAATCTTGGTTTTCTGGCATTACAGATCGCTGGTGCAGTTGGATTCATTTTGTAGATAATTTCAGACCTTGCTATGTTATTTAGaatgttattttgtttgtttgcttTCACATCTTAACTACTCGACGGATCATCACAAAAATTTTGATACCCAGGGCACGATACGTTTTTTAGGTCGGGTCCACATATAACGAACGACAGCAAAACTGAGCTATGAATATGTGTAGCAAAACGAATGAAAGAGAAGGGAGCCCTTCATCTTGTTCTTTATCAGGATTTCGTTCATCGTCGTTCCGTGTATGCGGACAAGGGCTTTTCCGAacgaacaaaacaaaaaaaatagacCAACTTTCATGGAATCATCTGATGTAATAGTGTATAGACAGTGGCGATCATATAGTATTATCAGGTAGTATATAAAAAACAGAAAGTCTTACATAGGACATGATGCTTCCATATAATATTAGGtatgtaaaaaatttatatttccacTTATTACGGGTCTTACCAAGGATAAACATTAATGATGAATGTAGGTGCCAACTATTCAATTAGACcaattaatgttaaataatccAAGTACCTATCCAAAAAAGTGGTAAAAACTTAACGAAAATACACTTAACAtgttaaattgtttatattaaattgttagATACTTAGACAGACATGACATTGAGTGAAATCTCGGCGTTTACATGCCATATAAAAAATTGGGGTTGTTTTGGGTGTACCTACCTACTGGATTTCTACCAATGATTATTCTAATTTGCAttgtctaataaataaaattccctgaataacaataatattgtctTGAGCCCCACAGTTGTAAAAGgcgataacattttattattttatttgttaaatccATGCCAtcatttttcttcattttagAAGCGTCGAAGGTGtactttttgaatttcaagGCGATTGTTCCACCAATCACTGAGAAACCAAAACGAAACCGAACAAATCCCCAGTAGTAGGTAGGTAATCAAGTGTACTTACTGTTCGTTGAGCCACAGATTCGTTATTCTATTattctagtatcggaatactgggtctcgaaatctcgagtgattgccaatttcgtggccatctggagggcaaagccaaattggcttcaaagaaactgggcgtcattaatagagcacggcaatacttcaagccggcccacattctagcgctgtacaaaacgcaggtccggccacacatggagtattgctgtcatatgtggtctggcgcacccccgtatcagctcgatccatttgaccgcgttcaACGCAgatcagctcgaattgtcgagacccagtgctctgtgaacggctggatcacttggcgatgcgtagagacgtcgcttcattgtgtgtcttctaccgcatttatcacggggagtgttccgaagagctgtttaacctgattcctgccgccgaattccacctgcgcaccacacgccacaagttaggatatcatccccaccatctggatgtgtggcaatcctccacagtgcggttttcaaggagctttcttccacgtactacaaagctgtggaatgaacttccttgtgcggtgtttccgggacgatacatgggtactttcaaaaaaagcgcgtacaccttccttaaaggccggcaacgctcctgtgattcatctggtgttgcaagagattgtgggcggcggtgatcacttaacaacaggtgacccgtaaggtcgtttgtcctcctattctataaaaaaaaaacgagaaaCGGCGAAAGCTAACGAATGAACTATGTGTGTGTGCGTAGGTACGGTTCACGAACAAAATTGTTGTATTCCGTATTATGAACCTCGCCTTGGTGAAGCTTTTAATTGTGTCGAGGTCTCAACACTCACCGTTTTTTATGAGATAAGATGTGACGAGATGACCAAGACACACATACAGACAAGAGGAAGAACTGCATGGTCATTGGCTATTACCAACAACAATTACTAAAGttattgtttgtatttattaGTTACGTAAAGGTATTggttatatttgtttaataagaCACAATAATAACACTCTTAACAATTGATAATATCTGGTGATCAGTCCTGCTCCCTGCAATGCAGTATCGATCAGAATAGGTACCTATTTACTTGATAAACCAAAACTCTGCATCTTGAGACATAGATTGAGATGCAggagcccagtaatttcaaaggTTCAAAGTAGTTGGCTTTTCAATAAactcatacaaaaaaaacattgaaagcTTTATCGGAATTTCCGATAGAGTCAAAATACAGAGCCTTATAGAACTTATAGAAGAATATTCACCTGCGCTCTTACAAA
This DNA window, taken from Leptidea sinapis chromosome 25, ilLepSina1.1, whole genome shotgun sequence, encodes the following:
- the LOC126972221 gene encoding organic cation transporter protein-like isoform X1, whose translation is MTNDIPEEFELDGIRRLGSQQDLIQEAIGSFGTYQFLLCALVFLSKIPIALHQMAIIFLAPNTDYMCPEKNTCPCPAPQFNTSIFTNTIIMQWSLICDDKWLVCFTQTIFQFGTLVGSILFGMASDRFGRRLPMVAAVVLEALMGIIAVYMPSYELFTFVRFLIGTSVGGSMVIGFVIIMEFVGTKYRDTLSALYQTPFNFGHMLLPLFGYFFRSYNDFQLAISVPVLILLSYIFLLPETPRWLIAMKRTEDAYKIVERVARINKRPTTNLRSTINRYQALVERNSLKKGNILDLFKTPNMRKNILAMSFNWLACSYCFYGVSQYIGQLSGNIFINVLCSASVTLLGTLCSIPLMKLIGRRTILIVFNFVCAACLFILAALPQGLISVVFASIGVVSSFIVFVLVYLFCSELFPTVVRTAAIGFSSMMARIGSMIAPFVIALDTTAVWLPPVLFAVIPLISGFVAFLLPETKGYELMTTLEEGENFGKKNNT
- the LOC126972221 gene encoding organic cation transporter protein-like isoform X2: MTNDIPEEFELAPNTDYMCPEKNTCPCPAPQFNTSIFTNTIIMQWSLICDDKWLVCFTQTIFQFGTLVGSILFGMASDRFGRRLPMVAAVVLEALMGIIAVYMPSYELFTFVRFLIGTSVGGSMVIGFVIIMEFVGTKYRDTLSALYQTPFNFGHMLLPLFGYFFRSYNDFQLAISVPVLILLSYIFLLPETPRWLIAMKRTEDAYKIVERVARINKRPTTNLRSTINRYQALVERNSLKKGNILDLFKTPNMRKNILAMSFNWLACSYCFYGVSQYIGQLSGNIFINVLCSASVTLLGTLCSIPLMKLIGRRTILIVFNFVCAACLFILAALPQGLISVVFASIGVVSSFIVFVLVYLFCSELFPTVVRTAAIGFSSMMARIGSMIAPFVIALDTTAVWLPPVLFAVIPLISGFVAFLLPETKGYELMTTLEEGENFGKKNNT
- the LOC126972221 gene encoding organic cation transporter protein-like isoform X3; translation: MAIIFLAPNTDYMCPEKNTCPCPAPQFNTSIFTNTIIMQWSLICDDKWLVCFTQTIFQFGTLVGSILFGMASDRFGRRLPMVAAVVLEALMGIIAVYMPSYELFTFVRFLIGTSVGGSMVIGFVIIMEFVGTKYRDTLSALYQTPFNFGHMLLPLFGYFFRSYNDFQLAISVPVLILLSYIFLLPETPRWLIAMKRTEDAYKIVERVARINKRPTTNLRSTINRYQALVERNSLKKGNILDLFKTPNMRKNILAMSFNWLACSYCFYGVSQYIGQLSGNIFINVLCSASVTLLGTLCSIPLMKLIGRRTILIVFNFVCAACLFILAALPQGLISVVFASIGVVSSFIVFVLVYLFCSELFPTVVRTAAIGFSSMMARIGSMIAPFVIALDTTAVWLPPVLFAVIPLISGFVAFLLPETKGYELMTTLEEGENFGKKNNT